One window of Sphingobium sp. HWE2-09 genomic DNA carries:
- a CDS encoding MFS transporter, with translation MSGALQQGGGAQSSAAKPNWSLRFGFILIPISHSAGMNIITLLAFRFLTDNLAISAGAAGIMFALVKIYDGLLDPALGAWSDNARTRWGRRLPFLFAGGILMPLGIAMVFNTPDFGSVIAAQIFVTIALMLHASAYTALTIPSIAMLVEGSDDYNERTTLMAYRVFGNSLGVVIGSTLPAVLLGYWGATRTGHAWMSLVVAGITLVGGMAGIWLLRNAPRTQPEDGPRKRYSFVDQAKLAWANRPFRILAIAHIFVLFGTAITSIGSAYFSKYVLLLPDGWLGTYYMIATVGSVGSMPIWVRVSKRMGKKWAYIAAMTMFGALHLAWFTALPGEADWLLFLRAITIGMSSGGVILCAYSMMSDAMRYDYIQTGLRREGAFAGFTTLFDKLSAAAGIAIMGAFLSGMGYVASTTGTVQQPPSAIMAIYICLAVVPALAMVCAILALTRYDLDESMLVEPA, from the coding sequence ATGAGCGGGGCATTACAACAGGGCGGCGGAGCACAATCGTCGGCGGCCAAGCCGAACTGGTCCCTGCGCTTCGGCTTCATCCTGATCCCGATCAGCCATTCGGCGGGCATGAACATCATCACCCTGCTCGCCTTCCGCTTCCTGACCGATAATCTGGCGATTTCGGCGGGCGCTGCGGGCATCATGTTCGCGCTGGTCAAAATCTATGACGGCCTGCTCGACCCGGCGCTGGGCGCGTGGAGTGACAATGCGCGCACTCGCTGGGGCCGTCGGCTGCCTTTCCTGTTCGCGGGCGGCATATTGATGCCGCTGGGCATCGCTATGGTGTTCAACACGCCCGATTTCGGATCGGTCATCGCCGCCCAGATCTTCGTCACCATCGCCCTGATGCTGCACGCCAGCGCCTATACCGCGCTCACCATTCCCAGCATCGCGATGCTGGTGGAGGGGTCGGACGATTATAACGAGCGCACCACGCTGATGGCCTATCGCGTGTTCGGCAATTCGCTGGGCGTCGTGATCGGCTCCACGCTTCCGGCGGTGCTGCTGGGTTATTGGGGTGCGACGCGGACCGGCCATGCTTGGATGTCGCTGGTGGTGGCGGGCATCACGCTGGTCGGCGGGATGGCGGGCATCTGGCTGCTACGCAACGCCCCCCGCACGCAGCCGGAGGACGGCCCGCGCAAACGCTACAGCTTTGTCGATCAGGCCAAGCTCGCCTGGGCCAACCGCCCGTTCCGCATCCTCGCCATCGCGCATATCTTCGTGCTGTTCGGCACCGCCATCACCTCGATCGGCAGCGCCTATTTCAGCAAATATGTGCTGCTGCTGCCCGATGGCTGGCTCGGCACCTATTATATGATCGCCACCGTCGGTTCGGTGGGATCGATGCCGATCTGGGTTCGAGTTTCCAAACGCATGGGCAAGAAATGGGCCTATATCGCTGCGATGACGATGTTCGGCGCTTTGCATCTAGCCTGGTTCACCGCGTTGCCGGGCGAGGCGGACTGGCTGCTGTTCCTGCGCGCCATCACCATCGGCATGTCGTCGGGCGGGGTTATCCTGTGCGCCTATTCGATGATGTCGGACGCAATGCGCTACGACTATATCCAGACCGGCCTGCGGCGGGAGGGCGCGTTTGCAGGCTTTACTACCCTGTTCGACAAATTGTCGGCGGCGGCGGGCATCGCCATCATGGGCGCGTTCTTGAGCGGCATGGGCTATGTCGCTTCCACCACCGGCACGGTGCAGCAGCCGCCCAGCGCGATCATGGCGATCTATATCTGCCTCGCCGTCGTGCCAGCCCTGGCGATGGTCTGCGCGATCCTGGCGCTGACCCGCTATGATCTGGACGAATCGATGCTGGTCGAACCGGCCTGA
- a CDS encoding alpha/beta fold hydrolase, giving the protein MKILRWTGLGLGALLLILALFLGSMRLGLWNPSYETVKAKQATPPSKFVKVGDVLLHVRDEGKGPVLLMLHSSMSNLRIWDAYADRFKGRYRVIRLDWPPYGLSVDPKPSTGMQGVVKLVERFVDQEKLGQFTLIGSSSGATLSVLYAAAHPDRVKALALSTLPLAAPPPTEFSRWEQAMIWTHETLVPNYYPKFYYKSVMASLYGEPSRLKPAVVDWYYETNNIPGGFARVREYYEANKKAVWSKGAGKEAASIKVPVLLQWGDRDPVLAAPLADKAVAQFSNAPVTLIHYPDVSHYPMIELPGKTGDDLDAFLTKVHGGAQ; this is encoded by the coding sequence ATGAAGATCTTGCGATGGACGGGCCTGGGATTGGGCGCGCTGCTGTTGATATTGGCGCTGTTTCTGGGATCGATGCGGCTAGGCCTGTGGAACCCGAGCTATGAGACGGTGAAGGCCAAACAGGCGACGCCACCATCCAAATTCGTCAAGGTCGGCGACGTGCTATTGCATGTGCGGGATGAGGGCAAAGGCCCGGTGCTGCTGATGCTGCACAGTTCGATGAGCAACCTGCGCATCTGGGACGCCTATGCCGACCGGTTCAAAGGCCGCTATCGGGTGATCCGATTGGACTGGCCGCCCTATGGCCTGAGCGTCGATCCCAAGCCGTCCACCGGGATGCAGGGCGTGGTCAAGCTGGTCGAGCGCTTCGTGGATCAGGAGAAATTAGGGCAGTTCACGCTGATCGGCAGTTCGAGCGGCGCGACATTGTCGGTGCTCTATGCGGCCGCGCATCCCGATCGGGTCAAGGCGCTGGCGCTGTCCACCCTGCCCTTGGCCGCGCCGCCACCGACGGAATTTTCCCGCTGGGAACAGGCGATGATCTGGACCCACGAAACGCTGGTGCCCAACTATTATCCCAAATTCTATTATAAGTCGGTCATGGCCAGCCTGTATGGCGAGCCGTCGCGACTGAAGCCCGCAGTGGTCGACTGGTATTATGAGACCAACAATATCCCCGGCGGCTTTGCGCGCGTCCGGGAATATTATGAGGCCAACAAGAAGGCCGTCTGGTCCAAGGGCGCGGGCAAGGAAGCCGCGTCGATCAAGGTGCCGGTACTGCTGCAATGGGGCGACCGCGATCCCGTGCTGGCCGCGCCGCTCGCGGACAAGGCGGTCGCACAGTTCAGCAACGCGCCGGTGACGCTGATCCACTATCCTGACGTTAGCCATTATCCGATGATCGAGCTGCCCGGCAAAACCGGCGACGACCTGGACGCCTTTTTGACCAAGGTTCATGGAGGGGCGCAATAA
- a CDS encoding Cap15 family cyclic dinucleotide receptor domain-containing protein, which translates to MTDIYGQWVLTAQALNQDGSVLYDWAARVRIDPEDGDRVQVTVDSEGGKSSRAVSTGAQLRAMPDGRSTLLYDYVADPAHEATANHDFFGLVRYVFEPDGQSAQGHYLNYNSRYTFGKLALTRAARD; encoded by the coding sequence ATGACCGATATTTACGGGCAATGGGTGCTGACCGCGCAGGCGCTCAACCAGGACGGGTCTGTGCTTTACGATTGGGCAGCGCGGGTGCGGATCGATCCGGAGGACGGCGACAGGGTTCAGGTGACCGTCGATTCGGAGGGCGGCAAGTCATCCCGCGCCGTCAGCACCGGCGCGCAGCTGCGCGCGATGCCGGACGGGCGATCGACATTGCTCTACGACTATGTCGCCGACCCTGCCCATGAGGCGACGGCGAACCATGATTTCTTCGGGCTGGTGCGCTATGTCTTCGAACCGGACGGCCAGAGCGCGCAGGGCCATTATCTCAATTACAACAGCCGCTATACGTTCGGGAAACTGGCACTGACCCGCGCCGCCCGGGATTAA
- a CDS encoding LLM class flavin-dependent oxidoreductase, translating into MPCEIVGLHYFADSSEVHPKRGVFDPAFLRDYAIAHEEAGFDRILIGQTATWPDGLATAAHVAAVTSRLKFMIAHRPGFVAPTMAARMFATLDRISNGRVGVHIITGASDIETQCDGDFLTKDERYRRSRNYVDILRAIWTSEKPIDHDCPHYRFNGGYADVKPVQDAIPIFWGGASDLAIALGAQCADVYAVGPGTLAQTGALVSRFKAEAASHGRDPGISMSMRIIVGDTEEAAWAKAAQVLEAVTGVQAGGMKLGREKEAGDPGTRDALALARLGARVDERLWTGITQATQGRLHATALVGTAEQVTQSLMAYYDIGVDRFLLNGFYTIEDVRLFGKALIPMIRAAVADRDARV; encoded by the coding sequence ATGCCGTGCGAGATTGTCGGCCTGCACTATTTTGCCGATTCGTCGGAAGTGCATCCCAAGCGCGGTGTATTCGACCCCGCCTTCCTGCGCGATTATGCCATCGCCCATGAAGAGGCCGGGTTCGATCGCATCCTGATCGGCCAGACTGCGACATGGCCCGACGGGCTGGCGACCGCCGCCCATGTCGCCGCCGTCACCAGTCGCCTGAAATTCATGATCGCCCATCGCCCCGGCTTCGTCGCGCCGACCATGGCCGCGCGCATGTTCGCCACGCTCGACCGGATCAGCAATGGCCGCGTGGGCGTCCATATCATTACCGGCGCGAGCGACATCGAAACGCAATGCGACGGCGATTTCCTGACCAAGGACGAACGCTATCGCCGCAGCCGCAATTATGTCGACATATTGCGCGCGATCTGGACCAGCGAAAAACCGATCGACCATGACTGCCCGCATTATCGCTTCAACGGCGGCTATGCCGACGTGAAGCCGGTGCAGGACGCCATCCCGATATTCTGGGGCGGCGCGTCGGACCTCGCCATCGCGCTGGGCGCGCAATGCGCCGATGTCTATGCCGTCGGTCCCGGTACGCTGGCGCAGACGGGCGCGCTCGTCTCCCGTTTTAAGGCGGAGGCAGCCAGCCACGGCCGCGACCCTGGCATCTCCATGTCGATGCGCATCATCGTCGGCGATACCGAAGAGGCCGCCTGGGCCAAGGCCGCGCAAGTGCTGGAGGCCGTGACGGGCGTGCAGGCTGGCGGCATGAAATTGGGCCGCGAAAAGGAAGCGGGCGATCCCGGCACCCGCGATGCGCTGGCGCTAGCGAGATTGGGCGCGCGCGTGGATGAGCGCCTGTGGACCGGCATCACGCAGGCGACGCAGGGCCGTCTACACGCCACCGCGCTGGTCGGCACGGCGGAGCAGGTCACGCAGTCGCTGATGGCCTATTACGACATCGGCGTCGATCGCTTCCTGCTGAACGGCTTTTATACGATCGAAGACGTGCGGCTATTCGGGAAAGCGCTGATCCCGATGATCCGCGCCGCCGTCGCCGATCGCGATGCCCGGGTTTAA
- a CDS encoding LLM class flavin-dependent oxidoreductase, translated as MPVEINGLLNHNLGSELVPTPMSHFDMDAIAKQARLHDEGGYDRVLIANAATMPDNISIAAYVAGITERLGVMLAHRPGFIAPTMGARLLATLDHLLEGRLAVHIISAASDIETQADGDFLTKEERYARSGEYIAILRAIWGSDAPIDHDGAFYRFRAGFAEVKPLQKAGVQVYFGGMSPAALSVGGQYADTFATLSDTVEGMTQVVKTVRAAAAPYDRDPAFLMSIRLIVADSEAEAWARADMVREQIIAASPRLAQNVVAAKADGFQRTAELAARGDRLEKCFWNGINQLRGGQSNSGTLVGDPDQIVDALLDYYDAGVAKFILRGFEPVDDTVRIGRDVIPLLRARVAERDAAKAAA; from the coding sequence ATGCCCGTCGAAATCAATGGCCTGCTCAATCATAATCTGGGTAGCGAACTCGTGCCGACGCCCATGTCGCATTTCGACATGGACGCCATCGCCAAACAGGCGCGCCTGCATGACGAGGGCGGCTATGACCGGGTGCTGATCGCCAATGCCGCGACCATGCCCGACAATATCAGCATCGCCGCCTATGTTGCCGGGATCACGGAGCGGCTGGGCGTCATGCTGGCGCACCGGCCCGGCTTCATCGCGCCGACCATGGGTGCGCGCCTGCTCGCGACGCTGGATCATCTGCTGGAAGGACGACTGGCCGTCCATATCATCAGCGCGGCGAGCGATATCGAAACGCAGGCCGATGGCGATTTCCTGACCAAGGAAGAACGCTATGCCCGCAGCGGCGAATATATCGCCATCCTGCGCGCCATTTGGGGCAGCGATGCGCCGATCGATCATGACGGCGCCTTCTATCGCTTCCGCGCCGGGTTCGCCGAAGTGAAGCCGCTGCAAAAGGCAGGCGTTCAGGTCTATTTCGGCGGCATGTCGCCCGCCGCGCTCAGCGTCGGCGGCCAATATGCCGACACCTTCGCCACCTTGAGCGATACGGTGGAGGGCATGACGCAGGTTGTAAAAACCGTGCGTGCCGCCGCCGCGCCATATGATCGCGATCCCGCCTTCCTCATGTCGATCCGCCTGATCGTCGCCGATAGTGAGGCGGAAGCCTGGGCGCGTGCGGACATGGTGCGCGAACAGATCATCGCCGCCTCGCCGCGCCTGGCGCAGAATGTCGTCGCGGCCAAGGCGGACGGGTTCCAGCGCACCGCCGAACTCGCCGCGCGCGGCGATCGGCTCGAAAAATGCTTCTGGAACGGTATCAACCAGCTGCGTGGCGGGCAGAGCAACAGCGGCACGCTGGTTGGCGATCCCGACCAAATCGTCGATGCGCTGCTGGACTATTATGATGCGGGGGTCGCAAAATTCATCCTGCGCGGTTTCGAGCCGGTGGACGACACGGTGCGCATCGGTCGCGACGTGATCCCGCTGTTGCGCGCGCGCGTGGCCGAACGCGACGCGGCAAAGGCGGCCGCCTGA
- a CDS encoding DUF1330 domain-containing protein: protein MAAYIVATVRIDDPAKFGEYVKAIAGLSEAHGGEYVVRGKVAEILEGDIDAEERIVVARFPTAEAARGYAKSPEYLAGAKLREGAGTVITRLLVDPA from the coding sequence ATGGCCGCCTATATCGTCGCCACCGTCCGCATCGACGACCCCGCCAAGTTCGGCGAATATGTCAAAGCTATTGCCGGCCTGTCCGAAGCGCATGGCGGCGAATATGTCGTCCGTGGCAAGGTGGCGGAAATCTTGGAAGGCGACATCGATGCCGAGGAACGCATCGTCGTGGCGCGCTTCCCGACCGCCGAAGCGGCCCGCGGCTATGCCAAGTCGCCCGAATATCTGGCGGGCGCGAAACTGCGCGAGGGCGCGGGCACGGTGATCACCCGCCTGCTGGTCGATCCGGCCTGA
- a CDS encoding alpha/beta fold hydrolase: MSVAMRRGYADGRFGQIHYQAATGEGRPLVLLHQAIMTSDQFSNVFAPLAAHGLRPIAIDLPGFGMSDAPATPPTIADYASSVVPVLDALGIARAAVGGIIPAAWFRPKSRWRIPPGSTR; encoded by the coding sequence ATGAGCGTGGCGATGCGCCGTGGCTATGCCGATGGCCGGTTCGGCCAGATTCATTATCAGGCCGCGACCGGAGAGGGCCGCCCGCTGGTGCTGCTGCATCAGGCGATCATGACGTCCGATCAATTTTCGAACGTGTTCGCGCCTCTCGCCGCCCACGGCCTGCGCCCGATCGCGATCGATCTGCCCGGCTTTGGCATGTCCGACGCACCAGCGACGCCGCCGACGATCGCGGATTATGCGAGCAGCGTCGTGCCCGTCCTCGATGCGCTCGGCATCGCCCGCGCGGCGGTGGGGGGCATCATACCGGCGGCCTGGTTTCGACCGAAGTCGCGCTGGCGCATCCCGCCCGGATCGACGCGGTGA
- a CDS encoding zinc-binding dehydrogenase, translating to MRITAAVLDRSGDNARPYGDTPPLRIAELELDAPRPGELLVRVDAAGLCHSDLSVVNGDRPRPMPMALGHEATGIVEATGTPDDSGFAVGDRVVLAFLPSCGECVRCRSGEPYMCGVGAAANGEGRLLNGGRRLHDHGAEVHHHLGCSAFATHAVVDRRSAVKIDRDIPPEIAALFGCAVLTGAGAVMNSAQLRPGETVLVYGLGGVGLSALLAARASGAATILAVDPSAEKRAIAEELGAQAAAPEDVAALLTALFPDGGPDVVIETVGKAVVLKAAWNAVRRGGRVVTVGLPNPKEIFDIPAISPVADGKTLIGSYMGSSVPARDIPRYIALWRAGRLPVEKLLTSVSPLSDINSLLDTLADGQAIRQVMVP from the coding sequence ATGCGCATCACCGCCGCCGTTCTGGACCGTTCGGGCGACAATGCGCGCCCCTATGGCGACACGCCGCCGCTGCGCATCGCCGAACTGGAGCTGGACGCCCCGCGCCCCGGCGAATTGCTGGTGCGGGTCGATGCGGCAGGCCTGTGCCATTCGGATCTGTCGGTGGTGAATGGCGATCGCCCGCGTCCCATGCCGATGGCGCTGGGCCATGAAGCGACCGGTATCGTGGAAGCGACCGGCACGCCGGACGACAGCGGCTTTGCCGTGGGCGACCGGGTCGTGCTCGCCTTCCTGCCGTCCTGTGGCGAATGCGTGCGCTGCCGATCGGGCGAACCCTATATGTGCGGCGTGGGCGCGGCGGCCAATGGCGAGGGGCGACTGCTGAACGGCGGCCGTCGCCTGCACGATCATGGCGCGGAGGTGCATCATCATCTGGGCTGCTCGGCCTTCGCCACCCATGCGGTGGTCGATCGCCGATCGGCCGTGAAGATAGACCGCGACATTCCACCCGAAATCGCCGCTCTGTTCGGCTGCGCCGTCCTGACCGGGGCGGGGGCGGTGATGAACTCCGCGCAGCTGCGTCCGGGCGAGACGGTCTTGGTCTATGGCCTGGGTGGCGTCGGCCTGTCGGCGCTGTTGGCGGCCCGCGCCAGCGGCGCAGCGACCATCCTTGCCGTCGATCCTTCGGCGGAAAAGCGCGCCATTGCAGAGGAGCTGGGCGCGCAGGCTGCCGCTCCCGAAGATGTGGCGGCGCTGCTGACCGCTCTCTTCCCCGATGGCGGGCCGGATGTGGTGATCGAAACGGTGGGCAAGGCCGTGGTGCTCAAGGCCGCCTGGAACGCCGTCCGCCGTGGCGGTCGCGTCGTGACGGTCGGCCTGCCCAATCCCAAGGAGATATTCGACATCCCCGCCATTTCGCCAGTGGCCGACGGCAAGACGCTGATCGGCAGCTATATGGGATCGTCCGTCCCCGCGCGTGACATCCCCCGCTACATCGCCCTGTGGCGCGCAGGCCGCCTGCCGGTCGAAAAGCTGCTGACATCGGTCAGCCCCTTGAGCGACATCAACAGCCTGCTCGACACGCTGGCCGATGGGCAGGCTATCCGCCAGGTGATGGTGCCATGA
- a CDS encoding isocitrate lyase/PEP mutase family protein encodes MADSRLREKLAEKRFFVVPGVQDMIAAVTADRVGFDVIYGTGYWLTASAYGLPDAGIVGYSEMVDRMATVKRTSKAALIADADTGYGGLLNVHHTVKGYEAAGISAIQIEDQEFPKKCGHTPYKRVVSMEDMAEKVKVAVDAREDMLVIARTDARQSEGLDGTLRRLEAYAKAGADVLFPEALQSEEEMHLVCNAFDLPVMANMSNGGLTPPLPGNVLSDIGFAFAIYPSLTSLVAVTAMEKALTRLKNEGIGEPDASELFDFKTFCSMIGFEDVWAFDKKWGQAG; translated from the coding sequence ATGGCCGATTCCCGTTTGCGTGAGAAACTTGCCGAAAAGCGGTTCTTCGTGGTCCCCGGCGTGCAGGACATGATCGCCGCCGTCACCGCCGACCGCGTCGGTTTCGACGTGATCTACGGCACCGGCTATTGGCTGACCGCTTCGGCCTATGGCCTGCCCGACGCCGGGATCGTCGGCTATTCCGAGATGGTCGATCGCATGGCGACGGTGAAGCGCACGTCCAAGGCCGCGCTGATCGCCGACGCCGACACTGGCTATGGCGGGCTGCTCAACGTCCATCACACGGTCAAGGGTTATGAAGCGGCGGGCATTTCCGCGATCCAGATCGAGGATCAGGAATTTCCCAAGAAATGCGGCCACACCCCCTATAAGCGCGTCGTCTCGATGGAGGACATGGCGGAAAAGGTGAAGGTCGCGGTGGACGCGCGCGAGGATATGCTCGTTATCGCCCGCACCGACGCGCGCCAGTCCGAAGGACTTGACGGCACGCTCCGCCGCCTCGAAGCCTATGCCAAGGCGGGTGCGGACGTGCTGTTCCCCGAAGCGTTGCAGAGCGAGGAGGAAATGCATCTGGTCTGCAACGCCTTCGACCTGCCGGTGATGGCCAATATGTCCAATGGCGGCCTGACCCCGCCCTTGCCCGGCAACGTCCTGTCCGACATCGGCTTCGCCTTCGCCATCTATCCTTCGCTGACCAGCCTGGTGGCGGTGACGGCGATGGAAAAGGCGCTGACGCGGTTGAAGAATGAAGGCATCGGCGAACCTGACGCCTCGGAACTGTTCGACTTCAAGACATTCTGCTCGATGATCGGGTTCGAAGATGTCTGGGCGTTCGACAAGAAATGGGGGCAGGCAGGCTGA
- the leuD gene encoding 3-isopropylmalate dehydratase small subunit translates to MTPLVTVTGPALSLPDADVDTDIIYPARFLLITEKKGLGRYAFHDRRDAPGFPLAPGIDQAPPVLVAGPNFGCGSSREQAPWALAGLGIRVIIAESFGEIFFSNCFKNGQLPIRLDVATVERLHAAAGAGLPFAIDLEARTLTVGNDAPILFTVDDGRREALLNGWNDISRIRALHGADIARFEQAQQQAAPWLWTKG, encoded by the coding sequence ATGACGCCGCTTGTCACCGTTACCGGCCCGGCGCTCTCGCTGCCGGACGCCGATGTCGATACCGACATCATCTACCCCGCCCGCTTCCTGCTCATCACGGAGAAGAAGGGGCTTGGCCGCTATGCCTTCCACGATCGCCGCGATGCCCCTGGCTTCCCGCTCGCGCCCGGCATCGATCAGGCGCCGCCGGTGCTGGTCGCCGGCCCCAATTTCGGCTGCGGGTCCAGCCGCGAACAGGCGCCATGGGCTTTGGCGGGGCTGGGCATCCGCGTGATTATCGCGGAAAGTTTCGGCGAAATCTTCTTTTCCAACTGCTTCAAGAACGGCCAGCTGCCGATCCGGCTGGACGTAGCGACCGTGGAGCGGCTGCACGCTGCCGCCGGCGCGGGCCTGCCCTTCGCCATCGATCTGGAGGCGCGGACGCTGACTGTCGGCAACGACGCGCCGATCCTCTTCACCGTGGACGATGGACGGCGCGAAGCGCTGCTCAACGGCTGGAACGACATATCGCGCATCCGCGCGTTGCACGGAGCGGACATCGCCCGCTTCGAACAGGCACAGCAGCAGGCTGCGCCCTGGCTCTGGACAAAAGGATAG
- the leuC gene encoding 3-isopropylmalate dehydratase large subunit — translation MTMARTLYDKLWDAHVVAEGADGQTLLYVDRHLLHEVSTPQSFELLREDGLPVHRPATQLAVADHSVPTHDRDQPIADPQAAAQVALLEANCAQFGIEYLALDGPGQGIVHVIGPEQGFTLPGISFVCGDSHSATHGAFGTLAFGIGASECGIVMAAQALWQVKAKRMRVTFTGALQPGVTAKDMALAMIGQIGASGAVGYAIEFAGEAVRALSMEGRMTLCNMAIEAGSRTGLVAPDETTFAYLKGRPRVPQGADWDAALAYWRTLPSDTDASFDTEVTIAADAIAPHVTFGTSPDQVLPVTAAVPQGEAKLAKALAYMDLQPGEAMDGLAIDHAFIGSCTNGRIEDLRAAAAIASRGHVAAGVRALVVPGSGAVKRQAEAEGLDRIFIDAGFEWRDPGCSLCVAMNDDRLPAGARCASTSNRNFEGRQGAGARTHLMSPAMVAAAAIMGRIVDVRTMA, via the coding sequence CTGACGATGGCGCGCACGCTCTATGACAAGTTGTGGGACGCCCATGTCGTGGCGGAAGGGGCGGATGGGCAGACTTTGCTCTATGTCGATCGCCACCTGCTGCATGAAGTCAGCACGCCGCAATCCTTCGAGCTGCTGCGCGAGGATGGGCTGCCCGTCCATCGCCCCGCGACGCAATTGGCGGTGGCGGACCATAGCGTTCCCACCCATGATCGCGACCAGCCGATCGCCGACCCGCAGGCCGCCGCCCAAGTCGCGCTGCTCGAAGCCAATTGCGCGCAGTTCGGCATCGAATATCTGGCGCTCGACGGGCCGGGGCAGGGCATCGTCCATGTCATCGGTCCCGAACAAGGCTTTACGCTGCCGGGCATCAGCTTCGTGTGCGGCGACAGCCATAGCGCGACCCATGGCGCATTCGGAACGCTGGCTTTCGGCATCGGCGCCAGCGAATGTGGCATCGTCATGGCGGCGCAGGCGCTGTGGCAGGTGAAGGCGAAGCGGATGCGCGTCACCTTCACCGGCGCGTTGCAGCCCGGCGTCACGGCCAAGGATATGGCGCTCGCCATGATCGGCCAGATCGGCGCGTCCGGCGCGGTTGGCTACGCTATCGAATTTGCAGGCGAAGCCGTGCGGGCCTTGTCGATGGAAGGACGCATGACGCTCTGCAACATGGCGATCGAGGCCGGATCGCGCACCGGTCTGGTCGCCCCCGACGAAACCACCTTCGCCTATCTGAAAGGCCGCCCGCGCGTTCCGCAAGGCGCGGATTGGGACGCGGCTCTCGCCTATTGGCGCACCCTGCCCAGCGATACGGATGCGTCCTTCGACACCGAAGTGACGATCGCCGCCGACGCCATCGCGCCCCATGTCACCTTCGGCACCAGCCCCGATCAGGTGCTGCCGGTGACCGCCGCCGTGCCGCAGGGCGAAGCCAAACTTGCCAAAGCGCTGGCCTATATGGACCTGCAACCGGGCGAAGCGATGGATGGCTTGGCGATCGACCATGCCTTCATCGGCAGTTGCACCAATGGCCGGATCGAAGATCTGCGCGCCGCCGCCGCCATCGCATCGCGCGGCCATGTCGCGGCGGGCGTCCGCGCGCTGGTCGTGCCGGGATCGGGCGCGGTCAAGCGGCAGGCGGAGGCGGAGGGGCTGGACCGCATCTTCATCGACGCCGGTTTCGAATGGCGCGATCCGGGCTGTTCGCTGTGCGTCGCGATGAACGACGATCGCTTGCCGGCGGGCGCGCGCTGTGCCTCCACCTCCAACCGCAATTTCGAAGGACGGCAGGGGGCGGGCGCGCGCACGCACCTGATGAGTCCGGCCATGGTCGCCGCCGCCGCCATCATGGGCCGCATCGTGGACGTAAGGACCATGGCATGA
- a CDS encoding polysaccharide deacetylase family protein codes for MTLDPAYLDYPHRQQGMDHDLYPWSNLFTRPPIAWDDGKRVLTWIVVDLEWFPITPEDKPFRAPGHMQTAYPDYRHYTARDYGSRVGIYRLLDAAEKVGARISVAANGAIAQRYPELIRDIVAGGHEIIAHSTDMNGTIATGIVEDAERALIAGSLDAIEAASGTRPTGWLSIARSQSFDTPRLLAQAGLTYMCDWVNDDLPYAMQTGAGRILNLPLNHELSDRQILTVQQQSVDSYVEQMQDAFHWLDGEAKTHGGRMLPLNVTPYIMGLPYRIAAFERLLSWLAAQDAHGFARGDAIARQVS; via the coding sequence ATGACTCTGGACCCCGCCTATCTGGACTATCCGCATCGCCAGCAGGGCATGGATCATGACCTGTATCCCTGGTCCAACCTCTTCACCCGACCGCCGATCGCATGGGACGACGGCAAGCGCGTACTGACCTGGATTGTCGTCGATCTCGAATGGTTTCCGATCACGCCCGAAGACAAGCCGTTCCGCGCGCCGGGTCATATGCAGACGGCCTATCCCGACTATCGCCACTATACCGCGCGCGATTATGGTAGTCGGGTCGGCATCTATCGCCTGCTCGACGCGGCAGAGAAGGTAGGCGCTCGCATTTCTGTCGCCGCCAATGGCGCCATCGCGCAGCGCTATCCCGAACTGATCCGCGATATTGTGGCGGGCGGGCATGAGATCATCGCGCATAGCACCGACATGAACGGCACGATCGCCACCGGCATCGTTGAAGACGCTGAGCGCGCCCTGATCGCCGGATCGCTCGACGCGATCGAGGCGGCGTCCGGCACCCGGCCCACCGGCTGGCTCTCCATCGCCCGCTCGCAAAGTTTCGATACGCCGCGCCTGCTGGCACAGGCGGGGCTGACCTATATGTGCGATTGGGTAAATGACGACCTGCCCTATGCGATGCAGACAGGCGCGGGGCGCATCCTCAACCTGCCGCTCAACCACGAACTGTCCGACCGGCAGATATTGACCGTGCAGCAGCAGTCGGTGGACAGCTATGTCGAGCAAATGCAGGACGCTTTCCACTGGCTGGATGGAGAGGCGAAGACGCATGGCGGGCGGATGCTGCCACTCAACGTCACCCCCTATATCATGGGCCTGCCCTATCGCATCGCCGCGTTCGAGCGGTTGCTCAGCTGGCTCGCCGCGCAGGACGCGCATGGCTTCGCGCGCGGCGACGCCATCGCCCGGCAGGTGTCCTGA